Proteins encoded in a region of the Amia ocellicauda isolate fAmiCal2 chromosome 19, fAmiCal2.hap1, whole genome shotgun sequence genome:
- the gorab gene encoding RAB6-interacting golgin isoform X1, with product MAAWAGFSEEELRRLQYKADQVALNASSRGRRPPPTNRSRQQLQREKALQLATQQNGPAPLPAEQQLAKPKVPALAQSPPKTHQENEALQRSRSVESEQGAQGQRMALPEEVAPLAKELEKQEVELREKTRLEQLQQEQRFMEEKNKRKKALLSKTIAEKSKRTQAEAIKLKRIQKELQALDDMVSNDIGILRSRIEQASWDYSGARKRFEKAEAEYVAAKLDLHKKTDVKEQLTEHLYAIIQQNEQRKSRKLEELMKQLEVEADEEGLDLEIEVEKMLHQQEEEARRAQAAGQENMPAAGQATGDCSDGSARTEGEIPKDIQPPESGNEKAGQDTKLQNTNSHHEAVGNEVTVSVS from the exons ATGGCTGCGTGGGCGGGCTTCTCGGAGGAAGAGCTCCGCCGATTGCAGTATAAAG CAGATCAGGTGGCACTGAATGCCTCCAGCCGGGGCCGCAGACCACCTCCGACCAACAGGAGCCGCCAGCAGCTGCAGCGAGAGAAGGCCCTGCAGCTGGCAACCCAGCAGAACGGCCCGGCTCCTCTACCAGCCGAGCAGCAGCTTGCCAAGCCCAAAGTGCCGGCCCTCGCCCAGAGTCCTCCAAAGACACACCAGGAGAATGAGGCTCTCCAGAGGAGCAGGAGCGTGGAGAGCGAGCAGGGAGCCCAGGGCCAACGCATGGCCCTTCCCGAGGAGGTTGCTCCACTTGCCAAGGAGCTAGAGAAGCAGGAAGTGGAATT GAGAGAGAAGACTCGACTGGAGCAGCTTCAACAGGAACAACGATTCATGGAAGAGAAGAATAAACGCAAGAAAGCCCTCCTATCGAAGACCATTGCTGAGAA GTCCAAACGGACACAGGCGGAAGCTATCAAACTGAAACGGATCCAGAAGGAGCTCCAAGCCCTGGATGACATGGTTTCCAATGACATCGGTATCCTGCGAAGCCGCATCGAGCAGGCCAGCTGGGACTACTCGGGTGCTCG AAAGCGTTTTGAGAAGGCAGAGGCCGAGTACGTGGCGGCCAAGCTGGACCTGCACAAAAAGACCGATGTGAAGGAGCAGCTGACGGAGCATCTCTACGCCATCATCCAGCAGAACGAGCAGCGCAAGTCCAGGAAGCTGGAGGAGCTCATGAAGCAGCTGGAGGTGGAGGCGGACGAGGAGGGGCTGGATCTCGAGATCGAGGTGGAGAAGATGCTTCATCAACAGGAAGAGGAAGCGAGGAGAGCCCAGGCGGCCGGGCAGGAGAACATGCCGGCTGCAGGGCAAGCCACGGGTGACTGCAGCGATGGTAGTGCCCGTACAGAGGGGGAAATACCAAAGGACATTCAGCCTCCCGAATCAGGGAACGAGAAGGCTGGTCAAGACACTAAATTACAAAACACTAACTCTCATCATGAAGCTGTAGGCAATGAAGTAACTGTCTCTGTGTCGtga
- the gorab gene encoding RAB6-interacting golgin isoform X2, which produces MAAWAGFSEEELRRLQYKDQVALNASSRGRRPPPTNRSRQQLQREKALQLATQQNGPAPLPAEQQLAKPKVPALAQSPPKTHQENEALQRSRSVESEQGAQGQRMALPEEVAPLAKELEKQEVELREKTRLEQLQQEQRFMEEKNKRKKALLSKTIAEKSKRTQAEAIKLKRIQKELQALDDMVSNDIGILRSRIEQASWDYSGARKRFEKAEAEYVAAKLDLHKKTDVKEQLTEHLYAIIQQNEQRKSRKLEELMKQLEVEADEEGLDLEIEVEKMLHQQEEEARRAQAAGQENMPAAGQATGDCSDGSARTEGEIPKDIQPPESGNEKAGQDTKLQNTNSHHEAVGNEVTVSVS; this is translated from the exons ATGGCTGCGTGGGCGGGCTTCTCGGAGGAAGAGCTCCGCCGATTGCAGTATAAAG ATCAGGTGGCACTGAATGCCTCCAGCCGGGGCCGCAGACCACCTCCGACCAACAGGAGCCGCCAGCAGCTGCAGCGAGAGAAGGCCCTGCAGCTGGCAACCCAGCAGAACGGCCCGGCTCCTCTACCAGCCGAGCAGCAGCTTGCCAAGCCCAAAGTGCCGGCCCTCGCCCAGAGTCCTCCAAAGACACACCAGGAGAATGAGGCTCTCCAGAGGAGCAGGAGCGTGGAGAGCGAGCAGGGAGCCCAGGGCCAACGCATGGCCCTTCCCGAGGAGGTTGCTCCACTTGCCAAGGAGCTAGAGAAGCAGGAAGTGGAATT GAGAGAGAAGACTCGACTGGAGCAGCTTCAACAGGAACAACGATTCATGGAAGAGAAGAATAAACGCAAGAAAGCCCTCCTATCGAAGACCATTGCTGAGAA GTCCAAACGGACACAGGCGGAAGCTATCAAACTGAAACGGATCCAGAAGGAGCTCCAAGCCCTGGATGACATGGTTTCCAATGACATCGGTATCCTGCGAAGCCGCATCGAGCAGGCCAGCTGGGACTACTCGGGTGCTCG AAAGCGTTTTGAGAAGGCAGAGGCCGAGTACGTGGCGGCCAAGCTGGACCTGCACAAAAAGACCGATGTGAAGGAGCAGCTGACGGAGCATCTCTACGCCATCATCCAGCAGAACGAGCAGCGCAAGTCCAGGAAGCTGGAGGAGCTCATGAAGCAGCTGGAGGTGGAGGCGGACGAGGAGGGGCTGGATCTCGAGATCGAGGTGGAGAAGATGCTTCATCAACAGGAAGAGGAAGCGAGGAGAGCCCAGGCGGCCGGGCAGGAGAACATGCCGGCTGCAGGGCAAGCCACGGGTGACTGCAGCGATGGTAGTGCCCGTACAGAGGGGGAAATACCAAAGGACATTCAGCCTCCCGAATCAGGGAACGAGAAGGCTGGTCAAGACACTAAATTACAAAACACTAACTCTCATCATGAAGCTGTAGGCAATGAAGTAACTGTCTCTGTGTCGtga